From Deinococcus aquaticus, one genomic window encodes:
- a CDS encoding helix-turn-helix domain-containing protein, with the protein MTGRAQPEALRGHYSNGRPMIHLGFRTPGPTPYAARLTVREACEARGLTVYQVAMSGLAQGTVDSGTVYRLARGDTSRIDLYTLATVAGILHTLSGEVVTVADLLTLEVIGEEE; encoded by the coding sequence ATGACCGGCCGGGCACAACCGGAAGCCCTGCGCGGGCATTACAGCAACGGGCGGCCCATGATTCACCTGGGCTTCCGCACGCCCGGCCCCACGCCCTACGCGGCCCGCCTGACCGTCCGGGAAGCGTGCGAGGCGCGCGGGCTGACGGTGTATCAGGTCGCCATGAGCGGGCTAGCGCAGGGCACCGTGGATTCCGGCACGGTGTACCGGCTGGCCCGTGGGGACACGTCCCGCATTGACCTGTACACCCTGGCAACCGTGGCGGGCATTCTGCACACCCTGAGCGGCGAAGTGGTGACGGTCGCTGACCTGCTGACCCTCGAGGTGATCGGCGAAGAGGAATGA